One genomic window of Acidobacteriota bacterium includes the following:
- a CDS encoding efflux RND transporter permease subunit: MNALIDGAIGRARMVIAILICSVIAGTMAYINLPKEADPDIPIPVVAITVPLAGVTPEDAERLLVRPIEQEVQSLEGLDTFSSYAAEGAATLILRFEIDVDVDQAVLDVKDKVDMAKRYFPADAREPIVTEFNAAQFPVMVINIYGDAPERGLAKIAEDLKDRLETDPGVLEARVQGKREELLEIVIDPVKLEAYNISYQEIYSVVASNNQLVPAGQIDTGQGSFSVKVPGIIRTGADALNLPIKRTADAVVTLSDVAEVRRTFKDATGSATFNGEKGLLVEVVKRTGANILDTANNVRDIVKDESKKWPPTVRAEITSDGSELIGSQLGTLQSSIMTAILLVMIVVVAALGIRSATLVGIAIPSSFVIAFLFLGAFGYTINMMVMFGMVIAVGILVDGGIVVTEYADRKMAEGMNRKDAYALAGKRMFWPIVSSTLTTLAAFVPFLFWNSMPGKFMAYLPLTLIFVLTSSLVVALIFLPVLGTVIGGRSGGKDENLSALAADGDPRKTTGWIGAYVKVVSETVRRPLITTAAVFATVIAIFMWFGSEQHKTEFFLDIEPEQAYVFVQAQGALSAEEKAKLVKVAEDEIAGLDGIAALSTRTGVSQGISFDGVGDIPQDTIGQILMDLYTTSDGPYDARQTLDEVRARLSALPAMRFEIQSREQGPPGGKDIQVALLSNNTEDLDKTATAIRSWLEARSDVIEIDDSRPLPGVEYQLTVDRAEAGKFGVDVAQVGAAVQLITNGVLVGRYRPDDSNEEVDIRVRFPEEDRSASAIDALKIATPQGNVPLSLFVTREAAPRISQIERRDGKRVIDVRGNAREQGAGAAIVAELKEWLSTQDLPTGLEVKFEGADEDTAEAGAFFVGAALAALFMMAVILLWQYNNFWQVVLTLSAVIISTAGVLVGINLLLPYVSILMIGTGIVALAGIVVNNNIILIDTYNRLKEDGRSSEDAAIATAAQRIRPILLTTFTTVLGLLPMIFQMNVNFREGAINFGGASSEWWVQLATAVVFGLSFSTIVILLVTPTWLLVPDRFERLSKRLWNRYSPWAAHGEDEAVPSAANDVGEKKNLLPPAAE; encoded by the coding sequence ATGAACGCCCTCATCGACGGCGCCATTGGCCGCGCGAGGATGGTGATTGCCATCCTGATCTGCTCGGTCATCGCGGGCACGATGGCCTACATCAACCTGCCCAAGGAAGCCGACCCGGACATTCCGATCCCGGTCGTTGCGATCACCGTGCCGCTCGCGGGCGTGACGCCGGAAGACGCCGAACGGCTGCTGGTGCGCCCGATCGAACAGGAAGTGCAATCGCTCGAAGGGCTGGACACGTTTTCGTCCTACGCCGCTGAAGGCGCCGCGACGCTGATCCTGCGCTTCGAGATCGACGTGGACGTCGACCAGGCCGTGCTGGACGTCAAGGACAAGGTGGACATGGCGAAGCGGTATTTCCCCGCTGACGCGCGCGAACCCATCGTGACCGAATTCAACGCCGCGCAGTTTCCTGTGATGGTGATCAACATCTATGGCGACGCGCCGGAACGCGGGCTTGCCAAGATTGCCGAGGACCTGAAGGACCGCCTGGAAACCGACCCCGGCGTGCTGGAAGCGCGCGTGCAGGGCAAGCGCGAAGAACTGCTCGAGATCGTCATCGATCCCGTCAAGCTTGAGGCCTACAATATCTCCTACCAGGAGATCTATTCGGTTGTTGCGTCGAACAACCAGCTGGTTCCGGCCGGCCAGATCGACACCGGACAGGGCAGCTTCTCGGTCAAGGTTCCCGGCATCATCCGGACCGGCGCTGACGCGCTGAACCTGCCGATCAAGCGCACGGCCGACGCCGTGGTGACGTTGTCCGACGTGGCCGAGGTGCGCCGCACGTTCAAGGACGCAACGGGTTCTGCGACGTTCAACGGCGAGAAGGGCTTGCTGGTCGAAGTTGTGAAGCGCACGGGCGCCAACATTCTCGATACGGCAAACAATGTCCGCGACATCGTCAAGGACGAAAGCAAGAAATGGCCGCCGACCGTGCGCGCCGAAATTACGTCGGACGGGTCCGAACTGATCGGCTCGCAGCTCGGGACGCTTCAGAGCTCGATCATGACGGCCATCCTACTGGTGATGATCGTCGTGGTTGCCGCGCTCGGCATCCGGTCCGCGACGCTGGTCGGTATCGCGATCCCCTCGTCGTTCGTGATCGCGTTCCTGTTCCTCGGCGCGTTCGGCTACACGATCAACATGATGGTGATGTTCGGCATGGTGATTGCCGTCGGTATCCTCGTCGATGGCGGTATCGTGGTGACCGAATATGCCGACCGGAAGATGGCCGAAGGCATGAACCGGAAGGACGCCTACGCCCTCGCAGGAAAGCGCATGTTCTGGCCGATCGTGTCCTCGACCTTGACGACGCTGGCAGCGTTCGTGCCGTTCCTGTTCTGGAACTCGATGCCCGGCAAGTTCATGGCATACCTGCCGCTGACACTGATCTTCGTGCTGACGTCATCGCTCGTCGTGGCGCTGATTTTCCTGCCGGTGCTCGGCACGGTGATTGGCGGGCGCTCAGGCGGCAAGGATGAAAACCTGTCGGCGCTGGCCGCAGACGGCGACCCGCGCAAGACGACCGGCTGGATCGGCGCTTACGTGAAGGTCGTATCGGAAACCGTACGCCGGCCGCTGATCACCACCGCAGCCGTGTTCGCCACCGTGATTGCAATTTTCATGTGGTTCGGCTCGGAGCAGCACAAGACCGAGTTCTTCCTCGATATCGAACCTGAGCAGGCCTACGTGTTCGTGCAGGCGCAGGGCGCCCTGTCGGCTGAAGAAAAGGCCAAACTGGTAAAGGTGGCGGAGGACGAAATCGCCGGCCTTGACGGGATCGCGGCGCTCTCGACGCGCACCGGGGTGAGCCAGGGTATCAGCTTTGACGGTGTCGGCGACATCCCGCAGGACACGATCGGCCAGATCCTGATGGATCTCTACACGACGTCTGACGGCCCCTATGATGCGCGCCAGACGCTTGATGAAGTGCGCGCGCGGCTTTCAGCCCTTCCGGCGATGCGGTTCGAGATCCAGTCGCGCGAGCAAGGCCCGCCGGGCGGCAAGGACATCCAGGTCGCGCTGCTGAGCAACAATACGGAAGACCTCGACAAGACCGCCACGGCCATCCGTAGCTGGCTGGAAGCGCGCAGCGACGTGATCGAGATCGACGACTCGCGGCCCCTGCCCGGCGTCGAATACCAGCTCACGGTCGACCGTGCCGAGGCCGGCAAGTTCGGCGTTGATGTCGCTCAGGTCGGCGCAGCCGTCCAGCTGATCACCAATGGCGTGCTCGTCGGCCGCTACCGCCCCGACGACTCCAACGAGGAAGTCGACATCCGTGTCCGCTTCCCGGAAGAAGACCGCTCGGCCTCCGCCATCGATGCGCTGAAGATCGCAACGCCGCAAGGCAACGTACCGCTGTCGCTGTTCGTGACGCGTGAGGCAGCGCCCCGGATCAGCCAGATCGAACGGCGCGACGGCAAACGCGTGATCGACGTGCGCGGCAATGCGCGCGAACAGGGCGCGGGCGCCGCGATCGTGGCGGAGCTCAAGGAATGGCTGAGCACGCAAGACCTGCCGACCGGCCTCGAAGTGAAGTTTGAAGGCGCCGACGAGGACACCGCGGAAGCCGGCGCATTCTTCGTGGGCGCGGCGCTTGCCGCCCTGTTCATGATGGCGGTGATCCTGCTCTGGCAATACAACAACTTCTGGCAGGTCGTCCTGACACTGTCGGCAGTGATCATCTCGACGGCGGGCGTGCTCGTCGGCATCAACTTGCTGCTGCCCTATGTCAGTATCCTGATGATCGGCACGGGCATCGTGGCGCTTGCGGGGATCGTTGTGAACAACAACATCATCCTGATCGACACCTACAACCGCCTGAAGGAAGACGGCCGCTCGTCGGAAGATGCCGCCATCGCAACCGCGGCGCAGCGCATCCGCCCGATCCTGCTGACCACGTTCACGACGGTTCTGGGTCTGCTCCCCATGATCTTCCAGATGAACGTGAACTTCCGCGAAGGCGCGATCAATTTCGGCGGCGCAAGCTCCGAATGGTGGGTGCAGCTGGCGACAGCCGTGGTGTTCGGCCTCAGCTTCTCGACCATCGTCATCCTGCTGGTGACGCCGACCTGGCTTCTGGTGCCAGACCGGTTCGAGCGCCTCAGCAAGCGTCTCTGGAACCGGTACAGCCCCTGGGCCGCGCACGGCGAAGACGAGGCGGTGCCAAGCGCGGCCAACGACGTGGGCGAAAAGAAGAACCTGCTGCCACCCGCCGCAGAATGA
- a CDS encoding SDR family oxidoreductase, whose translation MPTTLITGANRGIGLALVRAFQKNGHSVVATARDPAAAADLKSTGAELHALDVADPASIAALAAALKGKPVDYLINNAGLGDRADMPRLDYDRFEELLRVNTVAPIRVLDALTPNLEAGKAKVAVALSSQLGSIQNADAAFGLAYRVSKAGLNMGLRTAAHSLAAKGITLLALHPGWVKTDMGGEQAPVEPADSAAGLYKVITGSGASKELRFMDYQGKTLPW comes from the coding sequence ATGCCGACAACCCTCATCACCGGCGCCAATCGCGGCATCGGCCTCGCCCTCGTGCGCGCGTTCCAGAAAAACGGCCACAGCGTCGTAGCAACGGCGCGTGATCCCGCCGCGGCTGCAGACCTGAAGTCGACCGGCGCCGAGCTGCACGCACTCGATGTTGCCGACCCAGCCTCAATCGCGGCGCTCGCCGCCGCGCTGAAGGGCAAGCCGGTCGACTATCTCATCAACAACGCCGGCCTCGGCGACCGGGCCGACATGCCCCGGCTTGACTATGACCGGTTCGAGGAATTGCTGCGTGTGAACACCGTTGCGCCGATCCGCGTGCTCGATGCGCTGACGCCCAACCTCGAGGCCGGCAAGGCGAAGGTCGCCGTCGCCCTGTCCAGCCAGCTGGGTTCGATCCAGAACGCCGATGCCGCTTTCGGCCTTGCGTACCGTGTGTCGAAAGCCGGGCTCAACATGGGGCTGCGCACGGCGGCGCACTCTCTGGCGGCGAAAGGCATCACGCTCCTCGCCCTGCATCCGGGCTGGGTGAAAACCGACATGGGCGGCGAACAGGCGCCCGTCGAGCCGGCGGACAGTGCCGCCGGCCTCTACAAGGTCATCACCGGATCAGGCGCCTCGAAGGAACTTCGCTTCATGGATTATCAGGGCAAGACGCTGCCCTGGTGA
- a CDS encoding Gfo/Idh/MocA family oxidoreductase, with translation MIRIGILGAAKIAPMAIIKPVERRSDCEITWVAARDGARARTYADANGIRDVAESYEALIARPDIDLIYNALPPHRHMDLTIAALEAGKAVLCEKPFAMNAREARAMTDAAARTGRPLLEAFHYRFHPMFGEILRQVNAGAIGKLCAIRSEFSVAIKYRPGELRHDPALGGGALMDLGCYALHWARTVAGSEPDLISASATLSEHGVDLETEANLEFAGGVTAKVRTSMMQGQRFKALLALQGTEGVLVARNPLHPSHGHSITIRRGRSTERYTVDGQTTYDHQLRHMIDVMKANAPPLTGGADAVANMALIDAVYAAAGVDRPA, from the coding sequence ATGATCCGTATCGGAATTCTTGGCGCGGCGAAGATCGCGCCGATGGCGATCATCAAACCTGTGGAAAGGCGAAGCGATTGCGAAATCACCTGGGTGGCCGCGCGCGACGGCGCCCGCGCGCGGACCTATGCCGACGCCAATGGCATCCGGGATGTCGCCGAGAGCTATGAAGCGCTGATCGCGCGGCCGGACATCGACCTCATCTACAATGCCCTGCCCCCACACCGGCACATGGACCTGACCATCGCGGCGCTGGAGGCCGGCAAGGCCGTGCTGTGCGAGAAGCCGTTTGCGATGAATGCGCGCGAGGCGCGGGCAATGACCGATGCGGCGGCGCGCACCGGCCGGCCGCTGCTGGAGGCATTCCATTACCGGTTCCATCCGATGTTCGGCGAAATACTCCGGCAGGTAAATGCGGGCGCGATCGGCAAGCTGTGCGCGATCCGTTCGGAATTTTCGGTCGCGATCAAGTACCGTCCGGGCGAACTCAGGCATGATCCCGCACTGGGCGGCGGCGCGCTGATGGATCTCGGATGTTACGCCCTGCACTGGGCACGCACGGTTGCGGGATCAGAGCCGGACCTAATATCGGCCAGCGCGACGCTGAGCGAACACGGCGTGGACCTCGAGACGGAAGCGAACCTGGAGTTTGCCGGCGGCGTGACCGCGAAGGTGCGCACCTCAATGATGCAAGGCCAGCGCTTCAAAGCCCTGCTCGCGCTGCAAGGCACAGAGGGCGTGCTGGTGGCGCGCAACCCGCTGCACCCCTCGCACGGCCATTCGATCACGATCCGGCGGGGCCGGTCGACTGAACGCTACACCGTGGACGGGCAGACGACCTACGACCACCAGCTGAGGCACATGATAGACGTGATGAAAGCAAATGCCCCACCTTTGACGGGCGGGGCAGATGCGGTGGCCAACATGGCGCTGATCGATGCGGTGTATGCAGCGGCGGGTGTCGACCGCCCGGCCTGA
- a CDS encoding DUF4332 domain-containing protein has translation MTLLERVIRNHRCRSTHHFIAFDALSLISGDEGEAWKSLFLVHHEHLLKGAKAPDAEFKDFKNHVLHVSEGEWGGARGKAQEWYARGVELLSKKRWSEAAYAFGVLSHYYADPIQPFHTGQTEAEGVIHRAVEWSIAKSRAETDARIETSGYPEIDVPDGMGFVSDMVREGAERSHAHYDTFIDHYDFDAGVANPPAGLDETMQAAIADLVAYATAGFAAILSRGIEEAAVAPPKVNLTLQGYFETLDIPLRWITAKLEDAADKRTVERMYAEFQKTGKVIKTLPADDKKIRALHAKEVRRIPLKQLDAEEIAPIGTLNENRLAAEPLELTQQAEDIVDDIPPAELAEISRRDSTKSGIRGLFGTRKRSAPEPEEAEVAADAEEASSAEILFDAEEEPAETVQPAKAPKVEEDGSPRRLASITRDDPVVDAPSIGRKTAKQLARAGITTIGDLLDCDADMVELELNVRHITSEAIRTWQDQTQLMMDVPGLRVHDAQLLVGAGITTRDDLAGASAHTIFELAMEFLATPEGERVLRDDQVLHEDEVEEWIGMAQDAA, from the coding sequence ATGACCCTGCTCGAACGCGTGATCCGCAATCACCGCTGCCGCTCGACGCACCATTTCATTGCGTTCGATGCGCTGTCGCTGATTTCGGGCGACGAGGGCGAAGCGTGGAAATCCCTGTTCCTCGTCCACCACGAACATCTCCTGAAAGGCGCAAAGGCGCCGGACGCCGAGTTCAAGGATTTCAAGAACCACGTCCTCCACGTCTCCGAAGGCGAGTGGGGCGGGGCGCGCGGCAAGGCGCAGGAATGGTATGCGCGCGGCGTCGAATTACTCTCGAAGAAGCGCTGGAGCGAGGCGGCTTACGCGTTCGGCGTCCTCAGCCATTACTATGCCGACCCGATCCAGCCCTTCCACACCGGCCAGACCGAGGCCGAAGGCGTCATCCACCGCGCGGTCGAATGGAGCATTGCGAAGTCACGCGCCGAAACGGACGCCCGCATCGAGACGAGCGGCTATCCGGAGATCGATGTGCCGGACGGTATGGGCTTCGTGTCCGACATGGTGCGCGAAGGCGCCGAGCGCAGCCATGCTCACTACGACACCTTCATCGACCATTACGATTTCGATGCCGGCGTCGCCAACCCGCCAGCCGGCCTGGACGAGACAATGCAGGCGGCCATCGCCGATCTCGTTGCCTACGCGACAGCAGGCTTCGCCGCGATCCTGTCGCGCGGCATCGAGGAGGCCGCCGTGGCCCCGCCGAAAGTGAACCTGACCCTGCAGGGCTATTTCGAAACGCTGGATATTCCGCTGCGCTGGATCACGGCCAAGCTCGAAGACGCCGCCGACAAGCGCACCGTCGAGCGCATGTATGCCGAGTTCCAGAAGACGGGCAAAGTGATCAAGACCCTCCCGGCTGACGACAAGAAGATCCGTGCCCTGCATGCCAAGGAAGTGCGCCGCATTCCGCTGAAGCAACTCGACGCTGAAGAGATCGCGCCGATCGGCACGCTCAACGAGAACCGCCTCGCTGCCGAGCCGCTGGAGCTTACACAGCAGGCGGAGGATATCGTCGACGACATCCCGCCCGCCGAGCTTGCCGAAATCTCCCGCCGCGATTCCACCAAGTCCGGAATCCGCGGGCTTTTCGGCACGCGCAAACGCAGCGCGCCGGAGCCGGAGGAAGCCGAAGTCGCTGCGGACGCCGAAGAGGCCAGCTCCGCTGAAATCCTTTTCGACGCCGAAGAAGAGCCGGCCGAGACGGTCCAGCCTGCGAAGGCACCGAAGGTCGAGGAGGACGGCTCGCCTCGCCGCCTGGCGTCGATCACGCGCGACGATCCGGTCGTCGACGCACCGTCCATCGGCCGCAAGACCGCCAAGCAGCTCGCGCGCGCCGGCATCACCACAATCGGTGACCTGCTCGACTGCGATGCGGACATGGTGGAACTCGAACTCAACGTGCGCCACATCACGTCGGAAGCGATCCGTACCTGGCAGGACCAGACCCAGTTGATGATGGATGTGCCGGGCCTGCGCGTCCACGATGCCCAGCTGCTGGTCGGCGCCGGCATCACCACGCGCGACGACCTCGCCGGCGCGTCGGCGCATACGATCTTCGAACTGGCGATGGAATTCCTGGCGACGCCGGAGGGCGAGCGCGTCCTGCGCGACGACCAGGTGCTGCACGAAGATGAAGTCGAAGAATGGATCGGCATGGCGCAGGACGCCGCCTGA
- a CDS encoding tryptophanase, with product MKTIIEPFRIKSVEPIRMTTRAEREALLKAAGYNLFKLHSDDVIIDLLTDSGTSAMSAAQWGAVMTGDESYAGAPSFYRFEAAVKDLMDFRHIIPAHQGRAAEHLLFTLIAKPGDLIPSNTHFDTTRGNIEAMGAEALDLPIAEGRVPSLDHPFKGNMDLAALERVLTEHGARIPAVMMTITNNAGGGQPVSLANIRGAAALAKKFGKAFYIDGCRFAENAWFIKLREEGQKDRSIKDIVRDTFAVADGMTMSAKKDAFANIGGWLALNDDALAERARTLLIQTEGFPTYGGLAGRDLDAIAQGLKEIIDEDYLRYRVRSNSYIAERLDAMGIPVVKPAGGHAVFIDARAFLPHIPPLQYPGQALTCAMYEAGGIRACEIGTVMFGRKPDGSEAPGAMDLVRLAMPRRVYTQSHADYVVEVLEEVAAAKDTLRGMRIVKEPPMMRHFTAEFAKL from the coding sequence ATGAAGACCATCATCGAACCGTTCCGCATCAAGTCCGTCGAGCCGATCCGGATGACCACGCGCGCCGAACGCGAAGCCTTGCTCAAGGCCGCAGGTTACAACTTGTTCAAGCTGCATTCGGACGACGTGATCATTGACCTGCTGACCGATAGCGGAACCTCGGCGATGAGCGCGGCCCAGTGGGGCGCGGTGATGACCGGCGACGAAAGCTATGCCGGCGCGCCGAGCTTTTACCGGTTCGAAGCGGCGGTGAAGGATCTGATGGACTTCCGTCACATCATTCCGGCGCACCAAGGCCGGGCGGCGGAGCACCTGCTGTTCACGCTGATCGCGAAGCCGGGCGACCTCATCCCGTCAAACACGCATTTCGACACGACGCGCGGCAACATCGAGGCGATGGGCGCTGAAGCGCTGGATCTTCCGATTGCGGAGGGCCGCGTGCCGTCGCTGGACCACCCCTTCAAGGGGAACATGGATCTTGCGGCCCTCGAGCGCGTGTTGACGGAGCACGGCGCGCGCATCCCGGCTGTGATGATGACGATCACCAACAATGCCGGCGGTGGCCAGCCTGTCAGCCTCGCCAACATTCGCGGCGCGGCGGCGCTGGCGAAGAAGTTCGGCAAGGCCTTTTATATCGACGGCTGCCGGTTTGCGGAGAACGCCTGGTTCATCAAGCTGCGCGAAGAAGGCCAGAAGGACCGCTCGATCAAGGACATCGTGCGCGACACCTTTGCAGTCGCCGACGGCATGACGATGAGCGCCAAGAAAGATGCCTTCGCGAACATCGGCGGCTGGCTGGCGCTGAACGATGATGCGCTCGCCGAGCGGGCGCGCACGCTGCTGATCCAGACCGAGGGCTTCCCGACCTATGGCGGTCTTGCGGGCCGCGACCTTGACGCGATTGCGCAGGGCCTGAAGGAAATCATCGACGAAGATTACCTGCGTTACCGTGTACGGAGCAATTCCTACATCGCCGAACGCCTCGACGCGATGGGCATTCCCGTGGTGAAGCCTGCGGGCGGCCATGCCGTGTTCATCGATGCGCGCGCCTTCCTGCCGCATATTCCGCCGCTGCAATATCCGGGTCAGGCGCTGACCTGCGCGATGTACGAGGCCGGCGGCATCCGCGCCTGCGAGATCGGCACGGTGATGTTCGGGCGCAAACCGGACGGCAGCGAGGCGCCCGGCGCCATGGACCTCGTCCGCCTCGCCATGCCCCGCCGCGTCTATACGCAAAGCCATGCCGACTATGTGGTGGAAGTGCTGGAGGAGGTGGCGGCAGCAAAGGACACGTTGCGCGGAATGCGCATCGTGAAGGAGCCGCCGATGATGCGGCATTTCACGGCGGAGTTTGCGAAGCTCTGA